The following nucleotide sequence is from Gordonia jinghuaiqii.
GGCATGCTGATGACAGCCACGACACCGGCGACGATGATGCGCCATGTCAGCGACCAGCCGCGCGGGGCACGGCCCTGTGAGGTCGGGATCTTCACCAGGCGCACCGCGAGGTAGACGAGCACGGCGAAGGAGACGGTCGCGAACAGCCACACACTGCCCCACGGCACCGAGGCCAGGGTGGGCACCGCGGCGGGGTTGCCGAGATCGTCGGGCGTGATGCCCTGGGCCCGGAGTTGGTCGAGACTGTCCCGGTAGTACGGCGCATCGACGTTCCAGGCCCACCACTTGAGCTGGGGGCCGAGCTGATCGAAGATCTCGTAGAAGGTCTGGAAGACCAGGGCCAGTACGAGCGAGCCGCGCAGCGCCGAGCGCTTCGAGCCGTCGAAGAAGCCCCACGCCCGGACGATCTCGTAGGCGAGCTGACTCACGGCCGGGTAGAAGGCGACGATGTAGAGCGGCAACCGGTCGAACATGAAGGTGACCGTGAAGACGTTGTGGGAGAACATGAATCCCATCGCCTCCTCGGCGTGGAACCAGTTCGGGAAGTACAGCGGCGGCTCGATCACGAACAGGTAGACCAATGAGCCGATCCACACGGTCAAGTTGGTCGGGTCTCCGTCGCGTCGGAGTCGGCGGATCGCATGGATCAGCGCGAGGATCGCGCCGAGGATGATGGTGACCTCGAGGATCGGTTGCGTCCAGTGGGTCAGATCGGCCGGATTACGAATGGTGACAAACGGATTGGCGCCCTCACAGTCGAAGCCGAGGTAGCTGGTGATTATCGACGGGACGTCGCCCGGGGTGCAGACTGCCATCGTCTCTACTTACCTGCCGCGGCCGAGACCGCTGCGAACTCACCCTGAGGGGTTCCCTGGGGAATCGCCAGGGCGCGGCCGGCCGGATGGGGCGTGCCGTCGCGCCAGATGTCCGACGGCGGGTCCTGCTGGTTGTCGGTACCGATCGGCAGCTTGGTGCGCTTGGCAGCTCGTTTGACCGCGAACCACGCCAGGCCGGCCAGGACGCGGGGACTCTTGACCATGGTCATGACCGACTCATCCAGGTTGAAGACATCGGCGAAGTGCTGGGCGACGACCTCGTCCTCGCGCGTGGTGGCCGAGATGTGGTTGAAGATCGGCCAGCTGGCTCGGTTGGCGAGCTGTTGCCGCCACCGCGGCGCGATGTCGGTGCCTTCGGCGTTCTCGTACCCCTGGTCGCGGGCCAGCGCCAGCGTCCAGATGTCGTCGAGCAACTCTCGTTGCGAAGCGAAGTAGTCCTTGGTGAACGCACTGTCGACCTGAGTGGCGGCGGCGAGCTTGTCGCGCAACAGCACCGCCGACTTCGACGCCGAGCTCATGCCCTGGGCGTAGAACGGGTTGAACCCGCACACAGCGTCGCCCACGACGACCAATCCGGCCGGGGGATTGTCCAATGCGTCGTAGCGGCGGCGCTTGTTGCCGGTCGACTTGGTGACGAACACCTTGGAGATCGGCTCGCACATTTCGACCGCGCGGGCGAATGCCGGGGCGCGCACCTTGCGGACGGTGTCCATGAACTCGTCGTCCTTGCGGGGCATCGGGTGACCCCACGATCCCATGGTGACCAGCACGCGGTCGCCTTCGATGGGAAAGATCTGGCACAAGAAGTCGTGTTCGATCGGGTGGGGCTTGGTGTCCGAGGTCGGCATCACCGACATCTGCGCCCACCACCAGCTCTCCGGAAGATCCGCCGGCTTCTGGAACCACTGCGAGACGTAGGTGACACCCGCGTCCAGCGACTGCACCGGGCTCTCGGGCCACCCGGCCTTGACCAGCCAGTCCGAGACCGCAGATCCGCGACCGAGGGTGTCGACGACGAAATCCGCGTGGATCACCCGCTTGTCGTCACCGCCGTCGCCACCGACCACCCAGACGCCGGTGACGCGTCCGTTCGGCGTTCCGCCGTCCACGGTCTCGAGGCCCTCGATGTTGACGCCCTCTTCGACGACGACATTCGGCACCAGGGCGAGCTTGTTACGCAGCGTGCGCTCGATGAGCAACCGCGACGCGTAAACCATGGTCATCGGCGCTTCTTTACGCGGCACCCACACCGATCCCTCGCAGTGCGCGGCCGCCAGAGACGGCATCATGTGCAGGGCTCCGGCATCGATGAGCGCCTCCTCGTAGCCCGGGAACAACTCGCCCATGGCGCGTCGTCCGGAGTTGAGCAGGAAGTGGGGATGCTTGCTCTGCGGGACTCCCCGACGATGCTCGGCGTCATCAGGAATGATGTCGCGTTCGAGCACCAGCACTTCGTCGAAGTACGGCGCCACTGCGCCTGCGGCGCACATACCCGCGACACTGCCGCCCAGCACAACCGCCCGTTTACCCAGAGACACCGACCCACTCCATCTATGTCACGTCATACGTTTTTTGGATGATGTGTCACCGTAAGCTGTGTGCCGGGTCACGTCAACACGTTCTCCGGGTTCGGCTCGATCGGTCACTCAGGGATGCCGTGACGGTGTGCCCGTCGGCGACACCGACCCGGCCGGCCCCCCGCTTCGCATTCGGTTTCGGTGATCTTCGGCGAAACATGTTGCGACGCTGCCGATCAAATCCTGTCCGCGCCGTAGGCGGCGTGGAGCTATGAATGCGTCGGCGACACCAGCTTCGGATGCCCCTCGTCGACGAGCGGGTTCTCGATCTCGTCGCGCCACATGCCGGCCGCAAAGTAGAAGGCCCACGCGATCGGGACCGGCAGGACGCCGGCGAGGACGAACGTCGCGGTCAATCCGATCGCCGACGACACCGGTGCGGCGATCGCCATCGACACCGGCATCAGTGCGACCGACACGAAGAAGTCGAGGCTCGCTATACGCCCGAGAAGCGCAGGCGGAACCCGCCGCTGTAACAGCGTGCCCCACAACACCATCGGGCCGTCGAACAGGATGCCCATGCCCACACCGGCCACGATGAACATCCAGGTGGAATCGGCGATCCCCATCAGCACCAGTGGAACGCTGGAGAACGCCCACAGGGAGAACATGACCGTCAGGTACCTGCGCGGCATCGGGAACGAGGCGAACACCAACGACGCGGCGGCCGCGCCGAGACCGAAACCGGCCAGGACCCAGGCATGTTGGGTCGCGCCGCCGTCGATGCGCTCACGCAACGCGAACGGGACGAGCACCTCGATCGGGCCGAGCGTGGCCAGCACCAGGACGCACGCGAACAGCAGTGTGCCCCACAGCCACGGCGTCCGGGCCATGTACACGAACCCTTCGGCGAGGTCGGTCACGACACCACGCGCGCCTGCGCTCTTCGCGACCACCGGTTCGTCGGCGGAGCTCTGGCCCAGACGGCGGGTCGTCACCGGGGCCATCGCGAGATAGCAGACCCCCGAGGCGATCGCCGCGACCGCCGCCATCAGCACCGCGGGACCCGGCGCGGAGGCGCCGATGACCGCACCCGCGATCATCGGCCCGACGGCCTGCATCACCACCGGCCGGAAGAAACCCTCGATCCCGTTGGCCGCCTGCAGTTCCGACGGCGCCACCACCCCGGGCAGCAGTGCCGAATAGGCCGGGTAGTACATCCCGGTGGTGATTCCCCCGAGCAGGGAGGCCACCACCACATGCCACAGCTCCAGCGCCCCGGCCAACGACGCCAGCCCGATCGCGCCGAACGCGACCATCTTCGCGACCTCGAGGCCGATCATGATGTGGCGCTGGGAGACACGGTCGGCGAGCACACCACCGGCCAGCGTGGAGAACAGCATGCCCACGGCCGCGACACCGGTCGCCAGCGACACCTGCCCGGGCCCACCGCCCAGTGCGATCACCTGCCAGATCACCGCGATGGTCCACACGCCGTCGGCGAACATCGCCAGGATCAGACCCGACGCCAGCAGCCGGTACTGCCGGCGCGCGAACGGCAACAACGCGCGCGGCAGACGGGTGTCGACGGCAGAGCTCATCCTTCGAGCTTGCCGCAGCGTCCTGTGCCGACGCCAGCGATTTCGGCGCGCCCGGCATCTCGGCGCGGACGGTCGGTCGCGGTCAGCTCGCCTTGCGCGAGGCCTTCTTGGCCGGGGCCTTCTTGGCGGTGCTCTCGGTGCCCGAACTGCTCGATGCGGACTTCTTCGCGGCCGTGCTCTTCGACCCCGTGCTCTTCGACGCCGCCTTCTTGGCCGGCGCCTTCTTGGCAGCGCTCTTCGATGCCGCCTTCTTGGCCGGCGCCTTCTCGGCCGGTGCGGAGTCGTCCGCTGTGGAGTCGCCCGAGTCCGAATCCGAGGCCCCTCGGTCCTTCACCGAGGCGCGCAACGCGGCGAGCAGATCGGCGACCTCGGAGTCCTCGTCGCCGGATTTGTCCTCGTCCTCGGCCTCGGGGAATGCCTCGCCGCCCTCGGACTTCGCCTCGATGAGCTTGGCGAGCTCGTTCTGATACCTGTCCTCGAACTCGGACGGGTCGTAGTCGGAGGCCATCGACTCGATCAGCGACGCCGCCATCTGCAGCTCCTGATCGCGGATCTCGGTGTCGTCGTCGAGGAATCCGAAGTCGGGTTTGCGCACCTCGTCGGGCCACAGCAGGGTCTGCAGCGTCATCACGCCGTCGACGACGCGCAGCGCGGCCACCCGCGTGCGGTTGCGCAGTGTGAAGGTGGCGATGGCCAGGCGGTCGGTCTCCTCCAGCGCCCGGGCCAGCAGCACGTAGGCCTTCGGCGACTTCGACGACGGTTCGAGGTAGTACGGCTTGTCGAAGTAGATGGGATCGACCTGATCGACCGGCACGAATTCCAGGATCGAGATCTCCGGACTCTTCTGCACCGGCAGGCTCGCGAGGTCCTCTTTGGTGAGGATCACCGTTTCGCCGGACTCGGTCTCGTAGGCGTTGGCGATGTCGCCGTAGTCGACCTCGTTGTCGGTTCCCTCGCGCACACGCCGGTACCGGATGCGGGTACCGTCGGTCGAGTCGACCTGATAGGACTTGCGGTCGTGACTCTCGGTCGCCGAATAGACCTTGACCGGCACGTTGACCAGGCCGAAGCTGAGGTCGCCCTTCCAGATCGAGCGCATGACGGCCATTCTGCCAGGAGTTCGGCCGCGATGGCGAGAAGCCGCTCGGATCGTGTGGTCGCCCGGACTGTGTGGAGAATGGGGGAATGGCGGGCGGCGAGATCCTGGAGGTCAACGGTCGCCGGATCTCGATCACCAATCTCTCCAAGGTGCTCTATCCGGCGGCCGGGACGCGGAAATTCGAGGTCATCGACTACTACTCGCGTATCGCCGATGTCATGCTCCCCCACCTGCACAATCGGCTGATCACCCGCAAGCGGTGGCCCAACGGCGTCGAGTCGACCCCGTTCTTCGAGAAGAACCTCCCCGACAGCGCCCCGGACTGGATCCGGCGTCACGGCATCCAGCACAGCGAACGGGTCATCGAATACGCGATGGCCGACGACAAGGCCACCCTGGTGTGGCTCGCCCAGATGGCCGTGCTGGAGATCCACACCCCGCAATGGCGGCTGCCGATGGGCCCCGACGGTGCACCCATGGCCAACCGCATCGTCTTCGACCTGGACCCCGGCCCGCGGGTGCCCCTGCACCGGACCGCCGAGGTCGCCCTGGAGA
It contains:
- a CDS encoding MFS transporter, which translates into the protein MSSAVDTRLPRALLPFARRQYRLLASGLILAMFADGVWTIAVIWQVIALGGGPGQVSLATGVAAVGMLFSTLAGGVLADRVSQRHIMIGLEVAKMVAFGAIGLASLAGALELWHVVVASLLGGITTGMYYPAYSALLPGVVAPSELQAANGIEGFFRPVVMQAVGPMIAGAVIGASAPGPAVLMAAVAAIASGVCYLAMAPVTTRRLGQSSADEPVVAKSAGARGVVTDLAEGFVYMARTPWLWGTLLFACVLVLATLGPIEVLVPFALRERIDGGATQHAWVLAGFGLGAAAASLVFASFPMPRRYLTVMFSLWAFSSVPLVLMGIADSTWMFIVAGVGMGILFDGPMVLWGTLLQRRVPPALLGRIASLDFFVSVALMPVSMAIAAPVSSAIGLTATFVLAGVLPVPIAWAFYFAAGMWRDEIENPLVDEGHPKLVSPTHS
- a CDS encoding FAD-dependent oxidoreductase; this translates as MSLGKRAVVLGGSVAGMCAAGAVAPYFDEVLVLERDIIPDDAEHRRGVPQSKHPHFLLNSGRRAMGELFPGYEEALIDAGALHMMPSLAAAHCEGSVWVPRKEAPMTMVYASRLLIERTLRNKLALVPNVVVEEGVNIEGLETVDGGTPNGRVTGVWVVGGDGGDDKRVIHADFVVDTLGRGSAVSDWLVKAGWPESPVQSLDAGVTYVSQWFQKPADLPESWWWAQMSVMPTSDTKPHPIEHDFLCQIFPIEGDRVLVTMGSWGHPMPRKDDEFMDTVRKVRAPAFARAVEMCEPISKVFVTKSTGNKRRRYDALDNPPAGLVVVGDAVCGFNPFYAQGMSSASKSAVLLRDKLAAATQVDSAFTKDYFASQRELLDDIWTLALARDQGYENAEGTDIAPRWRQQLANRASWPIFNHISATTREDEVVAQHFADVFNLDESVMTMVKSPRVLAGLAWFAVKRAAKRTKLPIGTDNQQDPPSDIWRDGTPHPAGRALAIPQGTPQGEFAAVSAAAGK
- a CDS encoding Ku protein gives rise to the protein MAVMRSIWKGDLSFGLVNVPVKVYSATESHDRKSYQVDSTDGTRIRYRRVREGTDNEVDYGDIANAYETESGETVILTKEDLASLPVQKSPEISILEFVPVDQVDPIYFDKPYYLEPSSKSPKAYVLLARALEETDRLAIATFTLRNRTRVAALRVVDGVMTLQTLLWPDEVRKPDFGFLDDDTEIRDQELQMAASLIESMASDYDPSEFEDRYQNELAKLIEAKSEGGEAFPEAEDEDKSGDEDSEVADLLAALRASVKDRGASDSDSGDSTADDSAPAEKAPAKKAASKSAAKKAPAKKAASKSTGSKSTAAKKSASSSSGTESTAKKAPAKKASRKAS